Proteins found in one Seonamhaeicola sp. S2-3 genomic segment:
- a CDS encoding sugar nucleotide-binding protein — protein MKNEKHRILILGASGFLGNAIYKELCAYFNTYGTYHTPNKQYEKNHHFFEYNFEEDDIYEILNIVKPTVIVSALRGDFSKQVLLHEHLIEYVRSKKTKLIFLSSANVFDAYSKYPSYEEDKTLSNSVYGHFKIKIENMLLRLPKKQMAILRLPMVFGVQSPRLQEIIKNIKEKEPVEVFPNLVMNVTNDDKLTQQIHYIINRNKSGIFHLGSTDLVHHDDFIKEMVETLCLPNAIYKHVYTTNDERYLAVLPKTNTLPKHLKIVSADIIEELKIN, from the coding sequence ATGAAGAATGAAAAGCACAGAATATTAATACTTGGAGCTAGCGGATTTTTAGGAAATGCTATTTATAAAGAACTCTGCGCCTATTTCAACACCTACGGAACTTACCACACACCCAATAAACAATACGAAAAAAACCACCACTTTTTTGAATATAATTTTGAAGAAGATGATATTTATGAAATTTTAAATATTGTTAAACCAACCGTTATAGTTTCTGCACTTAGAGGTGATTTTTCTAAACAAGTTCTACTGCATGAGCATTTAATAGAATATGTGCGTTCTAAAAAAACAAAACTTATATTTTTATCATCAGCCAATGTTTTTGATGCTTATAGTAAATATCCAAGCTATGAAGAAGATAAAACATTAAGCAATAGTGTTTATGGGCATTTTAAAATAAAAATAGAAAACATGTTGCTTCGTTTGCCTAAAAAACAAATGGCCATTTTAAGATTACCAATGGTTTTTGGCGTACAATCTCCTAGGTTACAAGAAATTATTAAAAATATAAAAGAAAAAGAACCTGTAGAAGTTTTTCCAAACTTAGTAATGAATGTTACTAATGATGATAAACTTACACAACAAATACATTATATAATTAATAGAAATAAATCAGGAATTTTCCACTTAGGAAGCACAGATTTGGTGCATCATGATGATTTTATTAAAGAAATGGTAGAAACCCTTTGTCTGCCAAACGCTATTTACAAACACGTTTACACAACAAATGATGAGCGTTACTTAGCTGTTTTACCTAAAACAAACACACTACCAAAGCATTTAAAAATTGTAAGTGCAGATATTATAGAAGAGTTAAAAATAAATTGA
- a CDS encoding glutaminase, protein MPDFQSILRTIYNSATNQIEKGTVATYIPELAKIDINNFGICLKIVDGESLGVGNFNTPFSIQSISKVLALAKAMELVRESIWKRIDVEPSGHPFNQLALLEVENGVPRNPFINSGAIVIADILLSNLKNPKTDFLNFVRDLCGVDDINYNASVALSEKQTGFKNYAAANLLKSFNNLENDVEDVLDFYFHQCSLEMTCSQLSNAFYFLANDGYCLKNKLRLTRSQVKRINALMLTCGFYDEAGEFAFEVGLPGKSGVGGGIVALLPKNFIITTWAPGLNKKGNSLLGMTALEQFTTNTKLSIF, encoded by the coding sequence ATGCCAGATTTTCAATCTATATTACGCACCATTTATAATAGTGCTACTAATCAAATTGAAAAAGGAACAGTAGCTACCTATATTCCAGAATTAGCAAAAATTGATATCAACAATTTTGGTATTTGCTTAAAAATAGTTGACGGAGAAAGTTTAGGTGTTGGTAATTTTAACACACCATTTTCAATTCAAAGTATCTCTAAAGTTTTGGCCTTAGCAAAGGCTATGGAATTGGTTAGAGAATCTATATGGAAACGTATTGATGTAGAACCTTCGGGTCACCCATTTAATCAACTAGCACTTCTTGAAGTTGAAAATGGCGTTCCTAGAAATCCGTTTATAAATTCTGGCGCCATTGTTATTGCAGATATATTGCTTTCAAATTTAAAAAATCCTAAAACCGATTTTTTAAATTTTGTTAGAGACTTATGTGGCGTAGATGATATAAATTATAACGCATCTGTGGCACTTTCAGAAAAACAGACAGGTTTTAAAAATTATGCGGCAGCCAATCTTTTAAAATCATTCAACAATCTTGAAAATGATGTAGAAGATGTTTTAGATTTTTATTTCCATCAATGTTCTTTAGAAATGACATGTAGTCAACTATCAAACGCTTTCTACTTTTTAGCCAATGATGGGTACTGCTTAAAAAATAAACTCCGCTTAACACGTTCTCAAGTAAAACGTATAAATGCTTTAATGCTAACTTGTGGGTTTTATGATGAAGCTGGCGAATTTGCTTTTGAAGTTGGTTTACCAGGAAAAAGTGGTGTTGGTGGCGGTATTGTTGCCTTATTGCCAAAGAATTTTATTATAACCACTTGGGCTCCAGGTTTAAATAAAAAAGGAAATTCACTATTAGGTATGACCGCTTTAGAGCAATTTACAACCAATACTAAACTTTCTATTTTTTAG
- the gcvT gene encoding glycine cleavage system aminomethyltransferase GcvT: MKNTALTETHKALGAKMVPFAGFNMPVQYEGVNIEHETVRNAVGVFDVSHMGEFLIEGETALDLIQKVSSNDASKLTIGKAQYSCMPNETGGIVDDLIIYRIKENTYLLVVNASNIDKDWNWIASKNNVGATMRNLSDDYSLLAIQGPKAVEAMQNLTSHDLSAIKFYNFIVGDFAGIENVIISATGYTGSGGFEIYCKNTEVKQIWDKVFEAGANYGIKPIGLAARDTLRLEMGYCLYGNDIDDTTSPIEAGLGWITKFTKAFTNSEALEDEKRRGPERKLVAFELDERGIPRNGYDIVDGNGNKIGNVTSGTMSPSLSKGIGLGYVPVVFSEIGSKINIQIRKKTIPATVVKLPFYKS; the protein is encoded by the coding sequence ATGAAAAATACAGCCTTAACTGAAACACACAAAGCTCTAGGTGCTAAAATGGTGCCTTTTGCAGGATTTAATATGCCTGTACAATACGAAGGCGTAAATATTGAACACGAAACCGTTAGAAACGCTGTTGGTGTGTTTGATGTATCTCATATGGGCGAGTTTTTAATTGAAGGCGAAACTGCCTTAGATTTGATTCAAAAAGTAAGTAGTAATGATGCTAGTAAGCTAACCATTGGTAAAGCCCAATATAGTTGTATGCCAAATGAAACGGGTGGTATAGTTGATGATTTAATTATTTATAGGATAAAAGAAAACACCTATTTACTGGTTGTTAATGCTAGTAATATTGATAAAGATTGGAATTGGATTGCCTCTAAAAACAACGTTGGTGCTACCATGAGAAATTTAAGTGATGACTATTCATTACTTGCTATTCAAGGTCCAAAAGCAGTTGAAGCTATGCAGAACTTAACAAGTCATGATTTATCTGCTATTAAATTCTATAATTTCATAGTTGGTGACTTTGCAGGTATTGAAAATGTTATTATTTCGGCTACAGGTTATACAGGCAGTGGTGGTTTTGAAATTTATTGTAAAAACACTGAGGTTAAACAAATTTGGGATAAAGTTTTTGAAGCAGGAGCTAATTATGGTATTAAACCAATTGGACTAGCTGCCCGAGATACTTTACGTTTAGAAATGGGCTATTGCCTTTATGGAAATGATATTGATGATACCACCTCTCCTATTGAAGCTGGTTTAGGCTGGATTACCAAATTCACCAAAGCATTTACAAATTCTGAAGCTTTAGAAGATGAAAAACGGCGTGGGCCAGAACGAAAACTGGTTGCCTTTGAATTAGATGAACGTGGTATCCCTAGAAATGGATATGATATTGTTGATGGCAACGGTAATAAAATAGGTAATGTTACATCTGGCACCATGTCTCCTAGTCTTAGTAAAGGCATAGGTTTAGGTTATGTACCCGTAGTGTTTTCTGAAATAGGCAGTAAAATTAATATTCAAATTCGAAAAAAAACTATTCCTGCAACGGTAGTAAAACTGCCATTTTATAAAAGCTAA
- a CDS encoding MBL fold metallo-hydrolase, whose translation MSRTRRNTNNVTSNFTAKNLKGNTSFYIGDIKITCTPVKHTIATLAYRFDVGNESIVISGDLTYSESLPVLAKNADYLIMDSGGAIRLGAKKINNRNKNIRKTKQKAHVNLAESSQMAKEANVKNLVLTHFNFTNVDENATSAEIRKNYSGTIIYGKDLMVLPFK comes from the coding sequence TTGTCAAGAACTAGAAGAAATACAAATAATGTCACTTCAAATTTTACTGCAAAAAATTTAAAAGGAAACACCTCCTTCTATATTGGTGATATTAAAATTACGTGTACTCCTGTAAAACACACCATTGCTACACTAGCCTATCGTTTTGATGTTGGTAATGAATCTATAGTAATTTCGGGAGATTTAACCTACTCAGAATCTTTACCAGTTTTAGCTAAAAATGCAGATTATTTAATAATGGACTCTGGTGGAGCTATTAGATTAGGAGCTAAAAAGATTAACAATAGAAATAAAAACATCCGCAAAACAAAACAAAAAGCCCACGTTAATCTAGCAGAAAGCTCACAAATGGCTAAAGAAGCTAATGTTAAAAATTTAGTTTTAACACACTTCAATTTTACCAATGTAGATGAAAATGCTACAAGTGCAGAGATAAGAAAGAATTATTCTGGAACAATTATATATGGCAAAGATTTAATGGTTTTACCTTTTAAATAA
- a CDS encoding MBL fold metallo-hydrolase: MKVYVILILFFLNTQLFSQNNNEYLTATIIGSGSPKFNTERSGPSVLISYKNTHILVDMGNGTQANLNKAGIKIKNIDGLLFTHHHLDHNEEFAPIFIKSLLGGNQIIIAGPEQTTSIVDNILEIYKEDITY; encoded by the coding sequence ATGAAAGTATACGTAATCTTAATATTATTTTTTTTAAACACTCAGTTATTCTCTCAAAATAATAATGAGTATTTAACAGCAACTATAATTGGCTCTGGATCACCAAAATTTAATACAGAACGCTCTGGCCCTTCAGTATTAATATCCTATAAAAACACTCATATTTTAGTAGATATGGGTAATGGAACACAAGCTAATTTGAATAAAGCAGGTATAAAAATTAAAAATATTGATGGATTGCTTTTTACACATCATCACTTAGACCACAATGAGGAGTTTGCCCCTATTTTTATAAAATCACTTCTTGGTGGTAATCAAATAATTATTGCTGGACCAGAACAAACCACATCTATAGTCGATAATATTCTTGAAATCTATAAAGAAGATATTACATACTGA
- the thrC gene encoding threonine synthase — protein MNYYSLNKQAPDSTFENAVIKGLAPDKGLYFPESITPLSQDFFKNIDNLSNTEIAFEAIKQFVYPEIPEDVLKTIVEETLSFDFPVVQLNDSISTLELFHGPTMAFKDVGARFMARCLGYFNKDNNNEVTVLVATSGDTGGAVANGFLGVKGVNVVILYPSGKVSDIQEKQLTTLGQNIKALEVNGTFDDCQAMVKTAFLDEELTSNMQLTSANSINVARWLPQLFYFMFAFKQLHKKYNNIVFSVPSGNFGNICAGMMAQQLGLPIKHFVASNNVNNVVTRYLQSQLYEPKPSIQTISNAMDVGAPSNFIRIQEIYKNKFDNLKTNLSSYSFTDDETKEAMLEMYNKYNYVADPHGAVGYLGSKAYLKENPNAHCVFLETAHPTKFLDVVEEVIKVEQPLPKQIQAVMGKEKESTIISTYNDLKRFLLS, from the coding sequence ATGAATTATTACTCTTTAAATAAACAAGCTCCAGATTCTACTTTTGAAAATGCAGTTATAAAAGGATTAGCACCAGATAAAGGTCTGTACTTCCCAGAAAGCATTACACCGTTAAGTCAAGATTTTTTTAAGAACATAGATAATTTATCTAATACAGAAATTGCTTTTGAAGCTATAAAACAATTTGTTTATCCAGAAATTCCTGAAGATGTTTTAAAAACTATTGTTGAAGAAACTTTGTCGTTTGATTTTCCGGTGGTTCAATTAAATGATAGTATTTCTACTTTAGAATTATTTCATGGTCCAACAATGGCATTTAAAGATGTTGGCGCACGATTTATGGCACGTTGTTTAGGCTATTTTAATAAAGATAATAACAATGAAGTTACTGTTTTAGTAGCCACGTCTGGAGATACTGGTGGCGCCGTAGCTAACGGTTTCCTTGGAGTAAAAGGTGTTAATGTAGTTATTCTTTACCCTAGCGGAAAAGTTAGTGATATTCAAGAAAAACAACTAACTACCTTAGGTCAAAATATTAAAGCGTTAGAAGTTAATGGCACTTTTGATGATTGTCAAGCCATGGTTAAAACGGCTTTTTTAGACGAAGAATTAACTAGTAATATGCAGTTAACTTCGGCAAACTCAATAAATGTAGCTAGATGGTTGCCACAACTATTCTATTTTATGTTTGCCTTCAAACAACTTCATAAAAAATATAACAACATTGTATTCTCTGTGCCTAGTGGGAATTTTGGTAATATTTGTGCAGGTATGATGGCACAACAGTTAGGATTACCAATAAAACATTTTGTTGCTTCTAATAACGTTAATAATGTGGTAACACGTTATTTACAATCACAGTTATATGAGCCAAAACCATCTATTCAAACCATTAGTAATGCTATGGATGTAGGAGCACCTAGTAACTTTATCCGCATCCAAGAAATTTATAAAAATAAGTTTGATAATTTAAAAACAAACCTTTCTTCATATAGCTTCACAGATGATGAAACCAAAGAAGCTATGTTAGAAATGTACAATAAATACAACTATGTGGCAGACCCACATGGAGCTGTGGGATATTTAGGTAGTAAAGCATATTTAAAAGAAAACCCTAATGCGCATTGCGTATTTTTAGAAACGGCACACCCTACTAAGTTTTTAGATGTAGTTGAAGAAGTTATCAAAGTGGAACAACCATTACCAAAACAGATTCAAGCAGTTATGGGGAAAGAAAAGGAATCTACAATTATTAGTACTTACAATGATTTAAAAAGGTTTTTGTTAAGTTAA
- a CDS encoding homoserine kinase, producing the protein MNEIKIFSPATVANVSCGFDVMGFCLDSIGDEMVIRKVEKKGIHITKIEGFDLPYEAEKNVSGVSALAMYNAINVDFGFEIEIYKKIKPGSGIGSSAASAVGSVFGMNELLGRPFNKTQLTEFAIKGEALASKCEHADNLAPAMFGGFALVKSVSPLEILEIPAPKDLYATIIHPQIEIKTSESRALLPKEVALQDAITQWANFGSLIHGLHTNNYQVIKNALHDVIVEPHRSKLIPCFAEVKEAAIKAGALGSGISGSGPSIFSLSKGKEIALNVKDAINKIYSKTGIDYDIHVSKINSNGIKILD; encoded by the coding sequence ATGAACGAAATAAAAATATTTTCACCAGCTACAGTTGCAAATGTTTCTTGCGGGTTTGATGTTATGGGCTTTTGTTTAGACAGCATTGGTGATGAAATGGTAATAAGAAAAGTAGAAAAGAAAGGTATTCATATTACCAAAATAGAAGGTTTTGACTTGCCTTATGAAGCTGAAAAAAATGTTTCAGGAGTGTCCGCTTTAGCAATGTATAATGCTATAAATGTAGATTTTGGTTTTGAAATTGAAATCTACAAAAAAATAAAACCAGGCAGTGGTATTGGTAGTAGTGCTGCTAGTGCCGTTGGTAGTGTATTTGGAATGAATGAACTTTTGGGCAGACCTTTTAATAAAACACAATTAACAGAATTTGCTATTAAAGGAGAAGCTTTAGCCAGTAAATGTGAACATGCCGATAATTTGGCTCCTGCCATGTTTGGTGGTTTTGCTTTAGTAAAAAGTGTGTCTCCTTTAGAAATATTAGAAATTCCAGCTCCAAAAGATTTGTATGCAACTATCATTCATCCTCAAATTGAAATTAAAACATCCGAATCTAGAGCACTTTTACCTAAAGAAGTTGCTTTACAAGATGCCATTACACAATGGGCTAATTTTGGAAGTTTAATTCATGGGTTACATACAAATAATTATCAAGTAATTAAAAACGCTTTACATGATGTTATTGTAGAACCACATAGAAGTAAGCTAATTCCATGCTTTGCAGAAGTAAAAGAAGCAGCTATAAAAGCTGGGGCTTTGGGCTCTGGAATCTCTGGTTCTGGACCTTCAATTTTTTCTTTAAGTAAAGGAAAGGAAATTGCTTTAAATGTGAAAGATGCAATTAACAAAATATATTCTAAAACAGGTATTGATTACGATATACATGTTTCAAAAATAAACAGTAACGGAATTAAAATTTTGGATTAA
- the thrA gene encoding bifunctional aspartate kinase/homoserine dehydrogenase I — MKVLKFGGTSVGSSKNINNVINILEDYSKNDSVICVVSAVGGITDKLLLAGKLAQNKDSEYSKVFTTIKDIHLSIINELIPNNNSNVIAFVEENLKALKSLLEGIYLINELSPKTSDKLVSYGELLSSFIIAETMKSKGLSAERKNSQELIITNSNFTKAEVNYSITNKNIQDYFKSASQKITILPGFVANSTLGEQTTLGRGGSDFTAAIVAAALKVKQLEIWTDVSGMFTTNPKIVKHAYPIEEISYQEAMELSHFGAKVLYPPTVQPVLDLEIPIFIKNTLDPKAAGTKISNDAINSNKPVKGISNIGNIALLTLEGSGMIGIPGFSKRLFETLSQEKINIILITQASSEHSICLGVEAKDAQIAKKAIDTAFENEIALHKIEPIIIEDKLSIVALVGDNMKNHQGISGKLFSALGKNNVNVRAIAQGASEKNISVVIAENDVKKALNVLHEQFFESKTKQLNVFITGVGNVGERLVEQIKQQRKYLKENLKINLRVIGLSNSRKMVFDEHGLNLNVWKELLANGEQASLQGFFEKTKAFNLRNSIFVDVTANKDVADLYAQYLRESISIVACNKIACSSDFANYKELKRLSLKYNAPFLFETNVGAGLPVIDTLNNLVASGDKIKSIQAVLSGSLNFVFNNFNDTTKFYDIVKQAAAEGYTEPDPRIDLSGVDVARKILILARESGVEMNLEDIKNESFLSEAGLKSDTVDDFYQTLIDDEDHYQSLYASAKANNCQLKYVAKFDNGNASVSLQEIPVGHPFYNLEGSDNIVMFYTERYPKQPMIIKGAGAGADVTASGLFADIIRLGSE; from the coding sequence ATGAAAGTTTTAAAATTTGGAGGAACATCTGTAGGTTCTTCAAAAAACATAAATAACGTTATAAATATTTTAGAAGATTATTCTAAAAACGATTCTGTAATATGTGTAGTTTCTGCAGTTGGAGGCATTACAGATAAATTACTTTTAGCAGGGAAACTGGCTCAAAATAAAGATTCTGAATACTCTAAAGTTTTCACAACAATAAAAGACATTCATTTAAGCATAATAAATGAACTAATACCAAACAATAACAGCAATGTTATAGCTTTTGTTGAGGAAAATTTAAAGGCGTTAAAAAGTTTATTAGAAGGTATTTATTTAATTAATGAATTATCGCCTAAAACATCTGATAAGTTAGTAAGTTATGGAGAGTTGTTATCCTCTTTCATTATTGCTGAAACTATGAAAAGTAAAGGCTTATCGGCAGAACGTAAAAATTCTCAAGAGCTTATTATAACCAATTCTAATTTTACAAAAGCAGAAGTAAACTATAGCATTACTAATAAAAATATTCAAGATTATTTTAAATCTGCTTCACAAAAAATCACTATTTTACCTGGTTTTGTAGCAAATTCAACACTTGGAGAACAAACTACTTTAGGGCGTGGTGGCTCTGATTTTACTGCTGCTATTGTTGCTGCTGCTTTAAAAGTTAAACAGTTAGAGATTTGGACAGATGTAAGTGGTATGTTTACTACCAACCCTAAAATTGTTAAACATGCTTATCCTATAGAAGAGATTTCTTACCAAGAAGCTATGGAGTTATCGCATTTTGGTGCAAAAGTGCTATACCCACCTACTGTACAGCCCGTATTAGATTTAGAAATACCAATTTTCATTAAAAACACTTTAGATCCTAAAGCAGCTGGTACTAAAATTTCAAATGACGCTATAAACTCTAACAAACCTGTAAAGGGCATTAGCAACATTGGTAATATTGCATTATTAACTCTTGAAGGTAGTGGAATGATAGGTATTCCAGGGTTTTCAAAACGATTATTTGAAACGCTTTCTCAAGAAAAAATCAATATTATTTTAATAACTCAAGCATCTTCAGAACACTCTATTTGTTTAGGGGTTGAAGCAAAAGATGCGCAAATTGCTAAAAAAGCTATTGATACTGCTTTTGAAAATGAAATAGCTCTCCATAAAATTGAACCTATTATAATTGAAGACAAACTATCAATTGTAGCGCTTGTTGGAGATAACATGAAAAATCACCAAGGTATTAGCGGCAAATTATTTAGTGCTTTAGGTAAAAATAACGTAAATGTTAGAGCCATTGCACAGGGCGCTTCAGAAAAAAACATTTCGGTTGTTATTGCAGAAAACGATGTGAAAAAGGCTTTAAATGTATTACATGAACAATTCTTTGAGTCTAAAACCAAACAACTTAATGTATTTATTACAGGCGTTGGAAATGTAGGAGAACGTTTAGTTGAACAAATTAAGCAACAACGCAAATACTTAAAAGAAAACCTTAAAATAAACTTAAGAGTTATAGGCTTATCAAACTCCAGAAAAATGGTTTTTGATGAACATGGTTTAAATTTAAATGTATGGAAAGAGCTTTTAGCTAATGGAGAACAAGCATCTTTGCAAGGCTTCTTTGAAAAAACTAAAGCTTTTAATTTACGCAATAGCATATTTGTTGATGTTACTGCAAACAAAGATGTTGCAGACCTTTACGCACAATATTTAAGAGAAAGTATTTCTATTGTAGCTTGTAATAAAATAGCGTGTTCAAGTGATTTTGCTAATTACAAAGAATTAAAACGTTTATCTCTTAAATACAATGCACCTTTCTTATTTGAAACTAACGTTGGCGCAGGTTTACCTGTAATAGACACTTTAAATAATCTTGTGGCTTCTGGAGATAAAATTAAGTCTATTCAAGCTGTATTAAGTGGGAGTTTAAACTTTGTGTTCAATAATTTTAACGACACTACTAAATTCTACGATATTGTAAAACAAGCTGCAGCAGAAGGCTACACAGAACCAGACCCAAGAATAGATTTAAGTGGTGTAGATGTAGCAAGAAAGATATTAATTTTAGCAAGAGAAAGTGGTGTTGAAATGAATTTAGAAGATATCAAAAATGAATCTTTCCTTTCTGAAGCTGGATTAAAAAGTGATACGGTTGACGATTTCTATCAAACTTTAATTGATGATGAAGATCACTACCAAAGTTTGTACGCTTCTGCCAAAGCAAACAATTGCCAACTTAAATACGTAGCAAAATTTGATAATGGTAACGCTAGTGTAAGCTTACAAGAAATTCCTGTAGGACACCCGTTTTATAATTTAGAAGGAAGCGATAATATTGTAATGTTTTACACAGAACGCTACCCTAAACAACCTATGATTATTAAAGGTGCAGGTGCTGGAGCAGATGTAACAGCCTCTGGATTATTTGCAGATATCATAAGATTAGGAAGCGAATAA
- a CDS encoding NAD(P)H-hydrate dehydratase: protein MKIFSREQIYEGDKLTAERQNITSTDLMERAATQIFNWIHTRMQGAQVPIHVFCGIGNNGGDGLVLARHLILHGYNVKTYVVNYSDKRSKDFLINYDRIKNVTKEWPILMTSEEDFPQIHPDDIIVDAIFGIGLNRPVVDWVKNLFKHFRTTKAFTLSVDIPSGLRTDAVPENEDDVVWAGFTLSFASPKLVFFLPETAKYTAQWQVLDIGLDQEFLHTTVTDVELIGKFEVLPNYIPRNKFSHKGQFGHSLIIGGSYGKIGAVTLASKATLSAGAGLVSVFIPKCGYNIMQSAFPEAMVITDADEEIITNINFEIEPTVVGIGIGAGTNEKTAKAFETFLKENKAPLVIDADGINMLSKNKDLLKLLPENTVLTPHPKELERLIGTWKNDFDKLEKVKAFSKKYKTIVVIKGANTITVLEDKLYINTTGNPGLSTAGSGDVLMGIITGLISQGYNPLVASIFGVYLHGKSADIAVGDYGYESLIASHIIEYLGEAYIDLFKQPEQQQAPEANSEEKEQ, encoded by the coding sequence ATGAAAATATTCTCTAGAGAACAGATTTATGAAGGCGATAAATTAACCGCTGAACGGCAAAACATAACTTCAACAGATTTAATGGAACGTGCAGCTACCCAAATTTTTAATTGGATACACACGCGCATGCAAGGAGCACAAGTACCTATTCATGTATTTTGTGGTATAGGAAATAATGGCGGAGATGGTTTAGTACTGGCAAGGCATTTAATTTTGCACGGATATAATGTTAAAACTTATGTAGTTAATTATAGTGATAAGCGTTCAAAAGACTTTTTAATTAATTATGATAGAATTAAAAATGTTACTAAAGAATGGCCTATTTTAATGACAAGTGAAGAAGATTTTCCTCAAATTCATCCAGATGATATTATTGTAGATGCCATTTTTGGTATTGGATTAAATCGTCCTGTGGTAGATTGGGTTAAAAACCTTTTTAAACATTTTAGAACCACAAAGGCGTTTACACTTTCGGTTGATATTCCTTCTGGTTTAAGAACAGATGCAGTTCCTGAAAATGAAGACGATGTTGTTTGGGCAGGATTTACGCTAAGTTTTGCTTCTCCTAAATTAGTATTCTTTTTACCAGAAACTGCAAAATATACGGCACAATGGCAAGTTTTAGACATTGGTTTAGATCAAGAGTTTCTCCACACTACGGTTACAGATGTTGAACTTATAGGCAAGTTTGAAGTTTTACCTAATTATATCCCTAGAAATAAATTTTCACATAAAGGGCAATTTGGACATAGTTTAATAATTGGAGGAAGCTACGGTAAAATAGGCGCAGTAACATTGGCTAGTAAAGCTACCTTGTCTGCTGGGGCGGGATTAGTATCGGTTTTTATTCCTAAATGTGGATACAATATTATGCAATCTGCTTTTCCTGAAGCTATGGTAATTACAGATGCTGATGAAGAAATAATTACAAATATTAACTTTGAAATAGAGCCAACTGTAGTAGGCATTGGAATAGGAGCAGGAACTAATGAAAAAACAGCAAAAGCTTTTGAGACATTTTTAAAAGAAAACAAAGCGCCTTTAGTAATTGATGCAGATGGTATTAATATGCTTTCTAAAAACAAGGATTTATTAAAATTATTACCAGAAAATACAGTTTTAACACCACACCCCAAGGAACTTGAGCGTTTAATAGGAACTTGGAAAAACGACTTTGATAAATTAGAAAAAGTAAAAGCGTTTTCAAAAAAGTATAAGACAATTGTAGTTATAAAAGGTGCTAATACTATTACTGTTTTAGAAGATAAACTTTATATAAATACTACCGGGAACCCAGGGTTATCAACCGCAGGTAGTGGCGATGTTTTAATGGGAATAATAACAGGACTAATTTCACAAGGATATAATCCTTTAGTGGCATCTATTTTTGGAGTGTATTTACATGGAAAATCGGCAGATATAGCTGTTGGAGATTATGGGTATGAAAGCTTAATAGCCAGCCATATTATTGAATATTTAGGTGAAGCTTATATAGATTTATTTAAACAACCAGAGCAACAACAAGCACCCGAAGCGAATAGTGAAGAAAAGGAACAATAA